The Streptomyces noursei ATCC 11455 sequence GCTCGGTGAACAGCCAACTCGCGCCGTTGCCCGGCAGGTCCATCTCCTGGGCCAGGATCCACGCCGCCGCGGCGCCGAGCAGCCACACCAGCACATCGCTGGAGACCCGCGCCGCCCGCCACAGCAGCCCCTCGATGGCCAGCACCATGTGGACGAAGAGGATGCCGAGCACCGCCCAGCGTCCGCCCTCCATGGCGAGCAGCGACATGCCGGCGCCGATCAGCACCGCCCACAGCCAGGTGTGGGTCAGCGTCCGGTGCCCGCCCGAGCGGTGCGAGTCGCCGCGCATCTTGGTCGCCTTGTAGGCGGCGTGCGAGAGGGTGTCGACCACGTCGCACAGCCAGCGCGACAGCGGCCCGAAGGCACGCGAGATCGTCGCGGCCTTGTGGTCGAGGTCCGGCGCCAGTGCCGCCCCGGCACAGATCAGTGTGCCGCTGACCAGTACCGGCCAGGGCATCGGATGGCCGGCACCGTAGGCCGCCGCGCCCACCCCCAGCCAGGCCGCGGCTCCGGACAGCGAGTGCGCCGGTCCCATCATGGTCGTTCCCCACCCCTTGTTCTGCGCTTCTGACGCCTGGTCGGCGACACAGCGTAGCGTCAGATGATCTACGGTCGAGGAGCGGGTGGCGGGCCGGAACACGGGTGGGCGACGGGGCGAACACGATCCGCACCCGGCCGTGCGCGGGGTGTGCACACCCCTGCCGACGGCGGCGCGGAGCCGCCCTCGCCGGCCGCCGTCGGCCTCCAGTTGATCTCCATCCGGAGCACCGGTTCCCGGATCCGGGCCGAAGGCAGGCAGTATGGGGGGCGTGACCCTCATCGATCATCTCCCGAACACCGCCGACCCCGACGCCCTCTTCGAAGCCTTTTCGGGCTGGGCCGAACAGCAGGGCATCTCGCTCTACCCTGCCCAGGAGGAGGCGCTGATCGAAGTGGTCTCGGGGGCGAACGTCGTCCTGTCCACCCCCACCGGCTCCGGGAAGAGCCTGGTGGCGGCCGGCGCGCACTTCACCGCGCTCGCCAACGACCAGGTCACCTTCTACACCGCGCCCATCAAGGCGCTGGTCTCGGAGAAGTTCTTCGACCTGTGCAAGCTGTTCGGCACCGAGAACGTCGGGATGCTCACCGGCGACGCGTCGGTCAACTCCGACGCTCCGGTGATCTGCTGCACCGCCGAAGTGCTCGCCTCGATCGCGCTGCGTGACGGCAAGCACGCCGACATCGGCCAGGTCGTGATGGACGAGTTCCACTTCTACGCCGAGCCGGACCGGGGCTGGGCCTGGCAGATCCCGCTGCTGGAGCTGCCGCAGGCACAGTTCGTGCTGATGTCGGCGACGCTCGGCGACATGTCGCGCTTCGAGGAGGACCTGACCCGGCGCACCGGCAAGCCGACCGCGGTGGTCCGCTCCGCGACCCGGCCCGTGCCGCTGTCGTACGAGTACCGCAGCACGGCGCTGACCGAGACGCTGACCGAGCTGCTGGAGACCCGCCAGTCGCCGGTCTACATCGTGCACTTCACGCAGGCCGCCGCCGTGGAGCGGGCGCAGGCGCTGATGAGCATCAACATGTGCACTCGGGCCGAGAAGGACGAGATCGCCAAGCTGATCGGGAACTTCCGCTTCACCACCAAGTTCGGGCGGAACCTCTCGCGATACGTCCGGCACGGCATCGGCGTGCACCACGCGGGCATGCTGCCGAAGTACCGGCGGCTCGTGGAGAAGCTGGCGCAGGCGGGTCTGCTGAAGGTGATCTGCGGCACCGACACGCTCGGCGTGGGCGTCAACGTCCCCATCCGTACGGTGCTGTTCACCGCGCTGACGAAGTACGACGGGACGCGGGTGCGGACGCTGCGGGCGCGGGAGTTCCACCAGATCGCGGGCCGCGCCGGACGGGCCGGCTTCGACACCGCAGGCTTCGTGGTCGCACAGGCCCCGGAACACGTCGTGGAGAACGAGAAGGCGCTGGCGAAGGCGGGCGACGATCCGAAGAAGCGCCGCAAGGTGGTCCGCAAGAAGGCGCCGGAGGGCTTCGTCAACTGGGGCCAGAACACCTTCGAGAAGCTCATCGGCTCCGACCCCGAGCCGCTGACCTCGCGTTTCCGGGTGACGCACGCGATGCTGCTGTCGGTGATCGCCCGGCCTGGCAACGCCTTCGAGGCGATGCGCCGGCTGCTGGAGGACAACCACGAGCCGCGCCGGAACCAGCTGCGGCACATCCGCCGCGCGATCGCGATCTACCGCTCCCTCGTGGACGGCGGGATCGTCGAGCGGCTCCCGGAACCGGACGCGGAGGGCCGGATCGTCCGCCTCACCGTGGACCTCCAGCAGGACTTCGCACTCAACCAGCCGCTGTCGACGTTCGCGCTGGCGGCGTTCGACCTGCTCGACCCCGAGTCGCCGTCGTACGCGCTGGACATGGTCTCGGTCGTGGAGTCGACGCTGGACGACCCCCGGCAGATCCTGGCCGCCCAGCAGAACAAGGCACGGGGCGAGGCGGTCGCGCAGATGAAGGCCGACGGCGTCGAGTACGAGGACCGCATGGAGCGCCTCATGGACGTCGAGTACCCCAAGCCGCTGGACGAGCTGCTGTCGCACGCCTACGGCCTCTACCGCAAGAGCCACCCCTGGGTCGGCGACCACCCGCTGTCGCCGAAGTCGGTCATCCGCGACATGTACGAACGCGCCATGACCTTCACGGAGTTCACCTCCTTCTACGAGCTGGCGCGCACCGAGGGCATCGTGCTGCGCTACCTGGCCAGTGCGTACAAGGCGCTGGACCACACCGTGCCGGACGACCTGAAGTCGGAGGACTTCCAGGACATCGTCGCCTGGCTGGGCGAGATGGTCCGGCAGGTCGACTCCAGCCTGCTGGACGAGTGGGAGCAGCTGGCCAACCCGGAGGAGGAGACGGCGGAGCAGGCGGCCGAGCGGGCGGATCAGGTCCGGCCGGTCACCGCCAACGCGCGGGCGTTCCGCGTGCTGGTCCGCAACGCGATGTTCCGGCGGGTGGAGCTGGCGGCGCTGGACAAGGTCGAGGAGCTCGGCGAGATGGACGCCGAGTCCGGCTGGGACGCCGACGCCTGGGGCGAGGCGATGGACGCCTACTGGGACGAGTACGACGAACTGGGCACCGGGCCGGACGCCCGCGGCCCGAAACTCCTGCGGATCGACGAGGACACCGCGCACGGACTGTGGAAGGTGCGGCAGACTTTCGCCGACCCGAAGGGCGATCACGACTGGGGCGTCTCGGCCGAGGTGGACCTGGCCGCCTCCGACGAGGAGGGACGCGCGGTGGTCCGGGTCACCGACGTGGGGCAGTTGTGAGCCGACGGCTTCGACCGAGGCCGCCGAAGGAGATGACGGAGGGCCACCGGTCATGACGAATCCGGCCGAGAAGCTGGTCGATCTGCTGGACCTGGAGCAGATCGAGGTGAACATCTTCCGTGGCCGCAGCCCGCAGGAGAGCCTCCAGCGGGTCTTCGGCGGGCAGGTCGCCGGCCAGGCGCTGGTGGCCGCCGGGCGGACCACGGAAGGGGACCGCCCGGTCCACTCGCTGCACGCGTACTTCCTCCGGCCGGGCCGGCCGGGGGTGCCGATCGTGTACCAGGTCGAGCGGGTCCGTGACGGGCGGTCCTTCACCACCCGTCGGGTCGTCGCCGTCCAGCAGGGACGCACGATCTTCAATCTGACCGCCTCCTTCCACAAGCCGGAACCCGGCTTCGAACACCAACTGCCGATGCGCCGGGCCGTACCCGACCCGGAAGAGCTGCCGAACGTCGCGGAAGAGGTCCGCACGCACCTGGGCGGTCTGCCCGAGGCGCTGGAGCGGATGGCCCGCCGCCAGCCGTTCGACATCCGCTATGTCGAACGGCTGCGCTGGACGCCGGACGAGATCGAGGGCGCGGAACCGCGCAGCGCCGTCTGGATGCGCGCCGTCGGCCCGCTGGGCGACGACCCGCTGGTGCACACCTGCGCGCTGACCTACGCCAGCGATATGACGCTGCTGGACGCGGTCCGCATCCCGATCGAGCCCCTGTGGGGCCCCCGTGGTTTCGACATGGCCTCCCTCGATCACGCGATGTGGTTCCACCGTCCCTTCCGCGCGGACGAGTGGTTCCTCTACGACCAGGAGTCCCCGATCGCCACCGGCGGCCGGGGCCTGGCCCGCGGTCGCATCTACGACCGCGCCGGCCGCCTGTTGGTCTCCGTGGTGCAGGAGGGGCTGTTCCGCCGGCTCGGTGACTGAGGGGCGCGTGGGCGGCAGCGGCCGCACCGCCTTACGCTCGCCTCATGGACTTCACCCTCACCGCGGCGGAGGAGACCGTCGTCCGCCATGTCGCCCTCCGCCTCCGGGCCGGCGTGCCGCCCTCCGACGACGACGTGGCGGACGAGCTCGGCGACGAGGCCCGCCCGTTGCTGCAATCCCTGTTGGACAAGGGCTGGCTCGTCGTCGGCGAGGGGCGGACGCTGACCCTGTCCACCATCGCGCGGGCCGTGGTGACCGACCGCGGGGATGCCGGGGAGCCGCAGGGCTGACGCCGGGCGGCCCCGCCGTCATGGCCGTGCCGGGCCCGCGGTGCTACGCCCGCACGGAGAGGCTTCTGGGGTCCGGCCCCCAGGTCGGACTGTTCCCCGGGCCCGGCCCCCGGGTCGGCGGCCGGCCGGCTCGGACGGTGGCCGACGGGCGGACCCGGCCGGGATCCTCGCGGCGGGCCGTCTCCAGTGCCCGGGAGAGGTTGACCCGATACCACAGGACCTCGTCGAACTCCTCGGCCGTCAGGACCCGTTCGAAGGATTCCCGGGCCGCCGGGGTCGCCGTGATCATGGAAGCGAGGACGGGCCGCAGCCGGCGCAGCAGGGCACGCTCCAGCGGGTCCTCGGCTACGGAGGCGAGCTCTTCCGGCGGCAGCACCGCGGCGATCACCGCGGCCGACTCCCATGGATCGTCGGTCCGCCCCATCAGCTGGGCGACCCGGCGACTGCGCCACTGGCGGGCCCGCCAGTCCTGTCCGCTGGTGAGCATCACCCGCATCGCGACGGGGGTGTTGCCCTGCAGCAACTCCGGCTCGCGGTCGGCGAACTCGGTGATCTCCGAGGCGAGATAGAGCCAGACCACCGCACCGAAGCGGTTCACATAGAAGCGGACGGGGCCCACGCATCCGGCCCGGGTGAGCCGCAGGGCCCGGCCGGGGCCGATGCCCATCAGCGCCGCGGCCTCATTGGTGGTGACCGCGCGCAGGCGCGCGCGGAGCGTCTCGGGGAATCCCGGCTCGGCCTGGAGCCGGGCGACCTCCGCCGCCGGCACCCGATGTCGGGCGGGCGGCCCGGCGCTTCCCGGCCGGCGGTCGGGCGCCGCCGGTACCGTCCGTACCTCTCCGAGCTGCGTGGCGAGTTCGAACTCGCCGGTCCGCAGCTCCAGTTCCTGGGCGGCCCGCGCCATCGAAAGCGTCTGCCGCCCGTCGCACATCACTGTCACCGTCATGGTGCTTCCCCCTGCGACTCGATCGTCGATCACTGACGGTTACGACGATAGCCGCGGGCGGTGACAGCACGTCAACGCTCGACTCAGACCTGTGGATAACTCTCCGGTCGGCGCACCGCGACGCCCAGGTGCTCCCCGACGCGGTTGACCAACAGCGTCATCTCGTAGGCGATCTGACCCATGTCGG is a genomic window containing:
- a CDS encoding metal-dependent hydrolase gives rise to the protein MMGPAHSLSGAAAWLGVGAAAYGAGHPMPWPVLVSGTLICAGAALAPDLDHKAATISRAFGPLSRWLCDVVDTLSHAAYKATKMRGDSHRSGGHRTLTHTWLWAVLIGAGMSLLAMEGGRWAVLGILFVHMVLAIEGLLWRAARVSSDVLVWLLGAAAAWILAQEMDLPGNGASWLFTEPGQEYLWLGLPIMLGALVHDIGDALTVSGCPILWPIPIGRKRWYPLGTPKPMRFRAGSRVEIKVLMPAFMLLGGLGALGALGYI
- a CDS encoding DEAD/DEAH box helicase; the encoded protein is MTLIDHLPNTADPDALFEAFSGWAEQQGISLYPAQEEALIEVVSGANVVLSTPTGSGKSLVAAGAHFTALANDQVTFYTAPIKALVSEKFFDLCKLFGTENVGMLTGDASVNSDAPVICCTAEVLASIALRDGKHADIGQVVMDEFHFYAEPDRGWAWQIPLLELPQAQFVLMSATLGDMSRFEEDLTRRTGKPTAVVRSATRPVPLSYEYRSTALTETLTELLETRQSPVYIVHFTQAAAVERAQALMSINMCTRAEKDEIAKLIGNFRFTTKFGRNLSRYVRHGIGVHHAGMLPKYRRLVEKLAQAGLLKVICGTDTLGVGVNVPIRTVLFTALTKYDGTRVRTLRAREFHQIAGRAGRAGFDTAGFVVAQAPEHVVENEKALAKAGDDPKKRRKVVRKKAPEGFVNWGQNTFEKLIGSDPEPLTSRFRVTHAMLLSVIARPGNAFEAMRRLLEDNHEPRRNQLRHIRRAIAIYRSLVDGGIVERLPEPDAEGRIVRLTVDLQQDFALNQPLSTFALAAFDLLDPESPSYALDMVSVVESTLDDPRQILAAQQNKARGEAVAQMKADGVEYEDRMERLMDVEYPKPLDELLSHAYGLYRKSHPWVGDHPLSPKSVIRDMYERAMTFTEFTSFYELARTEGIVLRYLASAYKALDHTVPDDLKSEDFQDIVAWLGEMVRQVDSSLLDEWEQLANPEEETAEQAAERADQVRPVTANARAFRVLVRNAMFRRVELAALDKVEELGEMDAESGWDADAWGEAMDAYWDEYDELGTGPDARGPKLLRIDEDTAHGLWKVRQTFADPKGDHDWGVSAEVDLAASDEEGRAVVRVTDVGQL
- a CDS encoding acyl-CoA thioesterase, with the protein product MTNPAEKLVDLLDLEQIEVNIFRGRSPQESLQRVFGGQVAGQALVAAGRTTEGDRPVHSLHAYFLRPGRPGVPIVYQVERVRDGRSFTTRRVVAVQQGRTIFNLTASFHKPEPGFEHQLPMRRAVPDPEELPNVAEEVRTHLGGLPEALERMARRQPFDIRYVERLRWTPDEIEGAEPRSAVWMRAVGPLGDDPLVHTCALTYASDMTLLDAVRIPIEPLWGPRGFDMASLDHAMWFHRPFRADEWFLYDQESPIATGGRGLARGRIYDRAGRLLVSVVQEGLFRRLGD
- a CDS encoding DUF6397 family protein, which gives rise to MTVTVMCDGRQTLSMARAAQELELRTGEFELATQLGEVRTVPAAPDRRPGSAGPPARHRVPAAEVARLQAEPGFPETLRARLRAVTTNEAAALMGIGPGRALRLTRAGCVGPVRFYVNRFGAVVWLYLASEITEFADREPELLQGNTPVAMRVMLTSGQDWRARQWRSRRVAQLMGRTDDPWESAAVIAAVLPPEELASVAEDPLERALLRRLRPVLASMITATPAARESFERVLTAEEFDEVLWYRVNLSRALETARREDPGRVRPSATVRAGRPPTRGPGPGNSPTWGPDPRSLSVRA